A stretch of the Sulfurimonas sp. HSL3-1 genome encodes the following:
- a CDS encoding argininosuccinate synthase domain-containing protein yields the protein MSKRKAIALFSGGLDSTLAMKLIIDQGIDVIACNINTGFGATKDRRAHMQNMCDQVGAELRIIDIQSEYLQTVLFDPKHGYGKHFNPCIDCHAKMFEVAKRIMEAEGASFLISGEVLGQRPMSQNKDALIKVLNEANVDGLLLRPMSAKRLAPTIAEEEGWVDRDKLEGILGRSRERQMELAEQFGLEDFESPGGGCLLTDANFAIKIRDYIKFDEQFDVPDIPVLKWGRHFRLPEGAKMVIGRDQEENVKLQEIDNAKFIHIETVGIPGPHVLLSKNASESDRAFAARSILTYCKTSPEESYTLDVNGETVTTTPLAARAEAAKYSIL from the coding sequence ATGTCAAAACGCAAAGCCATCGCGCTTTTCTCCGGCGGGCTCGACTCTACGCTTGCCATGAAGCTCATCATCGACCAGGGGATCGACGTCATCGCCTGTAACATCAATACCGGTTTCGGGGCCACCAAAGACCGCCGTGCCCATATGCAGAACATGTGTGACCAGGTCGGCGCGGAACTGCGCATCATCGACATCCAGAGCGAGTACCTCCAGACCGTTTTGTTCGACCCCAAGCACGGCTACGGCAAGCACTTCAACCCCTGCATCGACTGCCACGCGAAGATGTTCGAAGTCGCCAAACGCATCATGGAAGCCGAAGGCGCGAGCTTCCTCATCAGCGGCGAGGTCCTCGGCCAGCGCCCGATGAGCCAGAACAAAGACGCGCTCATCAAGGTCCTCAACGAAGCCAACGTCGACGGCCTTCTCCTGCGCCCCATGAGCGCCAAACGCCTGGCGCCGACGATCGCCGAAGAGGAGGGGTGGGTCGACCGCGACAAACTCGAAGGGATCCTCGGCCGCAGCCGCGAACGCCAGATGGAGCTCGCCGAACAGTTCGGCCTCGAAGATTTTGAGAGCCCGGGCGGCGGCTGCCTGCTGACCGATGCGAACTTCGCCATCAAGATCCGCGACTACATCAAGTTCGACGAACAGTTCGACGTCCCGGACATTCCGGTGCTCAAATGGGGCCGCCACTTCCGTCTGCCCGAGGGCGCCAAGATGGTCATCGGCCGCGACCAGGAGGAGAACGTCAAACTGCAGGAGATCGACAATGCGAAATTCATCCACATCGAAACCGTCGGCATCCCAGGGCCGCACGTCCTGCTGAGTAAAAATGCCAGCGAGAGCGACCGCGCTTTCGCCGCCCGCAGCATCCTCACCTACTGCAAAACCTCGCCGGAAGAGAGCTATACGCTCGACGTGAACGGCGAAACCGTCACGACGACCCCCCTCGCCGCCCGCGCCGAGGCGGCGAAATACTCGATTTTATAA
- the dnaG gene encoding DNA primase: protein MISQDSIDGLKSRIDIVDVIGNYVELKKAGANYKGLCPFHDEKSPSFSVSPSKQFYHCFGCQASGDAIKFVMEYEKLTYPEAIEKLAGQYNYSLAYTQGEPRQQRSQLMEKLNDWYRSLLDKTPTAMQYLHDRGIYESSIEHFGIGYAPASHLTLGFIKQNQFSMAEAVELGVAGESEGREYARFIERITFPIHAPNGAIVGFGGRTITGHQAKYVNSPQTKLFNKSRLLYAYNHARESIHKRKEMIVTEGYLDVIMLHQAGFTQAVATLGTALTSEHLPLLRKGEPRVIMAYDGDAAGRNAALKASKLLSAAGFDGGVVLFEGGRDPADMVKEGRVEELGAMFRQPRPFIDFVLETTLGQYDLANPRAKEQALAETTAYLKTLSPLMQEEYKRHLAARMGISPGLVRVGSQPVRTAAPTVAVAAPSSHRDLWELSLIKTVLERPGVVDALLDFIAPQMLRFHAREFATALQGDSNQPELIHIVMDEAVPVFPDDETLKSELLIFLRKYYEHRRQAVMRDPSIPSDKKYFLNRQILGKIAKLKKGELVGVDA, encoded by the coding sequence CGGGCTCAAATCCCGGATCGACATCGTCGACGTCATCGGTAACTATGTCGAACTGAAGAAAGCCGGCGCCAACTACAAGGGGCTCTGTCCCTTCCACGACGAAAAGAGTCCGAGCTTCTCCGTGAGCCCTTCCAAACAGTTCTACCACTGTTTCGGCTGCCAGGCGAGCGGGGACGCCATCAAGTTCGTTATGGAGTACGAAAAGCTTACCTACCCCGAAGCGATCGAGAAGCTCGCCGGCCAGTACAACTACAGTCTCGCCTATACCCAGGGCGAGCCGCGCCAGCAGCGCTCCCAGCTGATGGAGAAGCTCAACGACTGGTACCGCAGCCTGCTGGACAAGACGCCCACGGCGATGCAGTACCTGCACGATCGCGGCATCTATGAGTCGAGCATCGAGCACTTCGGCATCGGATACGCCCCCGCTTCGCACCTGACCCTGGGCTTTATCAAGCAGAACCAGTTCTCCATGGCCGAAGCGGTCGAGCTGGGGGTCGCAGGCGAAAGCGAGGGACGCGAATACGCCCGCTTCATCGAGCGGATCACCTTTCCCATTCACGCCCCCAACGGTGCCATCGTCGGCTTCGGCGGCCGTACCATCACCGGCCACCAGGCCAAGTACGTCAACTCCCCGCAGACGAAACTCTTCAACAAATCCCGCCTGCTCTACGCCTACAACCACGCCAGGGAGAGCATCCACAAGCGCAAAGAGATGATCGTCACCGAAGGGTACCTCGACGTAATCATGCTGCACCAGGCCGGCTTCACCCAGGCCGTGGCGACCCTGGGGACGGCGCTCACCAGCGAACACCTGCCGCTGCTTCGCAAGGGCGAACCGCGCGTCATCATGGCCTACGACGGGGACGCGGCGGGGCGCAACGCCGCGCTCAAGGCCTCGAAACTGCTCAGCGCCGCGGGCTTCGACGGCGGCGTCGTTCTTTTCGAAGGGGGGCGCGACCCGGCGGACATGGTCAAGGAGGGGCGCGTCGAGGAGCTCGGCGCGATGTTCCGGCAACCCCGCCCCTTCATCGATTTCGTCCTGGAGACGACGCTGGGGCAGTACGACCTGGCCAACCCGCGCGCGAAGGAGCAGGCCCTCGCGGAGACGACCGCCTACCTCAAGACCCTCTCCCCGCTGATGCAGGAGGAGTACAAACGCCACCTCGCCGCGCGCATGGGCATCTCTCCCGGGCTGGTGCGCGTCGGGAGCCAGCCGGTACGCACGGCCGCGCCCACCGTCGCCGTCGCAGCACCCTCATCCCACCGCGACCTGTGGGAGCTCTCCCTCATCAAAACGGTCCTGGAGCGTCCCGGCGTCGTCGATGCGCTGCTCGATTTCATCGCGCCGCAGATGCTGCGTTTTCACGCCCGGGAGTTCGCCACGGCCCTGCAGGGCGACAGCAATCAGCCGGAGCTTATTCACATCGTCATGGACGAAGCCGTCCCCGTTTTCCCCGACGACGAGACCCTCAAAAGCGAACTGCTGATCTTTCTGCGCAAATATTACGAGCATCGCCGGCAGGCCGTCATGCGCGACCCTTCCATTCCCAGCGATAAAAAATACTTCTTAAACCGTCAGATTCTTGGTAAAATTGCGAAACTCAAAAAAGGTGAACTGGTGGGAGTAGACGCCTAG